A single Chitinivibrionia bacterium DNA region contains:
- a CDS encoding sigma-54 dependent transcriptional regulator: protein MGKPKILVVDDDKHMRGSVVEFLEYSERYEIFEAINGQNALEIIEREKFSAIVSDIKMPVMDGLQLLDNLVKQGCAIPFIVMTAFGDVKTAVDAMSVGAYYFIEKGSDSFTDRLEAILIRAVEKNDLVKENTRLTTENATLKSALKGKWQYIGKSSQIKEIQKTIETIASSKSTILVTGESGTGKEMIAKSIHAMSNRAGGPFVKVNCAALPESLIESELFGHEKGAFTGALKTRLGKFELANGGTLLLDEIGEMPLGVQSKLLRVLQEREVDKIGGDAPVSVDIRLIVTTNRDLQKEVQNGTFREDLYYRLNVFHFELPPLRERKDDLPDLITHFIGKYNEENGFDVSSVSAGASEALKKYDFPGNIRELENIIERAVVLTANGELSESSLRLGKAREIPVEIQKGLTAGKTVAQVEKELIYATLEHCNNNKTQAAEMMDISVRTLRNKLKEYGDISAEE, encoded by the coding sequence ATGGGAAAACCGAAAATTCTCGTTGTTGACGACGACAAGCACATGCGCGGGTCGGTTGTCGAGTTTTTGGAATACAGCGAGCGATACGAAATCTTTGAGGCTATAAACGGACAAAACGCTCTCGAAATCATTGAGCGGGAAAAGTTTTCGGCAATCGTCAGCGACATAAAAATGCCTGTTATGGACGGTTTGCAATTATTAGATAACCTCGTAAAACAAGGTTGCGCAATTCCGTTTATAGTAATGACCGCTTTCGGCGACGTAAAAACAGCCGTGGACGCAATGAGCGTCGGCGCCTACTATTTCATAGAAAAAGGCAGCGACTCTTTCACCGACCGTTTAGAGGCAATACTGATACGCGCCGTAGAAAAAAACGATTTGGTTAAAGAAAACACCCGCCTGACAACCGAAAACGCCACGCTGAAAAGCGCGCTTAAAGGCAAATGGCAGTATATCGGAAAATCGTCGCAAATCAAAGAAATCCAAAAAACTATAGAAACAATAGCGTCAAGCAAATCGACAATTTTGGTAACGGGCGAATCGGGAACGGGTAAAGAAATGATTGCAAAGTCAATTCACGCAATGAGCAATCGCGCAGGCGGACCGTTTGTTAAGGTGAATTGCGCGGCGCTCCCCGAAAGTTTAATAGAAAGCGAACTCTTCGGACACGAAAAAGGCGCGTTCACAGGCGCGCTCAAAACTCGTCTGGGAAAATTTGAACTCGCAAACGGCGGAACTCTGCTTTTAGACGAAATCGGAGAAATGCCGCTTGGCGTGCAGTCAAAATTATTGCGCGTTTTGCAAGAAAGAGAAGTCGATAAAATCGGCGGCGACGCTCCCGTTTCGGTTGACATTCGCCTGATAGTCACAACAAACCGCGACTTGCAGAAAGAAGTCCAAAACGGAACTTTCCGCGAGGATTTGTATTATCGTCTGAATGTTTTTCATTTTGAATTGCCGCCTCTGCGCGAAAGAAAAGACGACCTGCCCGACCTGATAACCCATTTTATAGGCAAATACAACGAAGAAAACGGCTTTGATGTTTCGAGCGTATCAGCGGGAGCGTCCGAGGCGTTGAAAAAATACGACTTCCCCGGAAATATTCGCGAACTCGAAAACATCATTGAGCGCGCAGTCGTTCTCACGGCAAACGGAGAATTAAGCGAGAGCTCGCTTCGTCTCGGCAAAGCAAGAGAAATTCCCGTAGAAATACAAAAAGGTCTCACCGCAGGAAAAACGGTAGCTCAAGTCGAAAAAGAGTTGATTTACGCTACTCTCGAGCATTGCAACAACAACAAAACCCAAGCGGCGGAGATGATGGATATTTCGGTAAGAACATTAAGGAATAAACTGAAAGAATACGGAGATATTTCGGCGGAGGAGTGA
- a CDS encoding DEAD/DEAH box helicase codes for MKQFSELGLSDRTLKAITQKGFEEPTQIQELTIPAMLSGKEDIVAQAQTGTGKTAAFGLPLVELIDPSKKGVKALIIAPTRELVVQICEELNSLKGENPLKIVPIYGGQSYDRQISQLKSGIDIVVGTPGRVLDHIERETLDLSKITALVMDEADEMLNMGFIDDIEKIISVSNPKKRMLLFSATMPKRIRDLADTYLKEPITLKTQTQLTTNLTDQIYFEVFERDRFEALCRIIDMADDFYAIVFCRTKVEADEIAARLADRGYSADALHGDITQFLRERILTKFRKKVINVLIATDVAARGIDITDLTHVINYSLPQNPEAYVHRIGRTGRAGHKGTAITFVTPSEFRKLGFLKQITKADIKKKEVPTVSEIMAEQKRKISEEIKELFGDEDTQNFDEWAKELLLHYSPEKLVSALISAAYGEKFDEENYHEITPVKPKKEKERGERELIQGRRRRKEFEDHGYGKSAGKNNSFTKNEKGDRGAKPAAKTAKYDKREKFDKFDKYDKPVKSGAGKGVKSAEKVKDFDDWKNKRFDKGGKPKANSKRFPVLFRT; via the coding sequence ATGAAACAGTTTTCAGAACTCGGTCTGTCCGACAGGACGTTAAAAGCAATTACCCAAAAGGGCTTTGAAGAGCCTACTCAAATTCAGGAATTGACAATACCCGCAATGCTTTCGGGAAAAGAAGATATTGTCGCGCAGGCACAAACAGGAACAGGGAAAACGGCGGCGTTCGGTTTGCCGCTCGTAGAACTTATAGACCCGTCAAAAAAAGGCGTTAAGGCGTTAATTATTGCCCCGACGCGCGAATTGGTCGTTCAAATTTGCGAGGAATTAAACTCGCTTAAAGGCGAAAATCCGCTTAAAATTGTTCCGATTTACGGCGGACAATCTTATGACAGACAAATTTCTCAGCTCAAAAGCGGCATAGACATAGTAGTCGGTACACCGGGGCGGGTTTTAGACCACATCGAGAGAGAAACGCTTGATTTGTCGAAAATTACGGCGCTTGTTATGGACGAAGCGGACGAAATGCTTAATATGGGCTTTATCGACGACATAGAAAAAATAATTTCGGTGTCAAACCCGAAAAAAAGAATGCTTTTGTTTTCGGCGACAATGCCAAAGCGTATTCGCGATTTGGCGGATACCTATCTTAAAGAGCCTATAACGCTCAAAACGCAAACGCAATTAACCACGAATTTGACCGACCAGATTTATTTTGAGGTTTTTGAGCGCGACAGATTTGAGGCGCTTTGCAGAATAATTGATATGGCGGACGATTTTTACGCGATAGTTTTCTGCCGCACCAAAGTTGAAGCGGACGAAATCGCCGCGCGTTTGGCTGACCGCGGATATTCGGCGGACGCGCTTCACGGCGACATTACACAGTTTTTGCGCGAAAGAATTTTGACCAAATTCCGCAAAAAAGTAATAAACGTCCTTATTGCAACCGACGTTGCGGCAAGGGGAATTGACATTACCGATTTGACTCACGTGATAAATTACTCGCTTCCGCAAAATCCCGAAGCATACGTCCACAGAATTGGAAGAACGGGGCGCGCTGGGCACAAAGGCACGGCGATTACTTTTGTTACTCCGAGTGAATTCCGCAAATTAGGCTTCTTGAAGCAAATAACAAAAGCAGACATAAAAAAGAAAGAAGTGCCGACCGTTTCCGAAATTATGGCGGAGCAAAAACGCAAAATTTCAGAAGAAATAAAGGAGCTGTTTGGCGATGAAGATACGCAGAATTTTGACGAATGGGCAAAAGAACTGCTTTTGCATTACAGTCCTGAAAAATTGGTTTCCGCTCTTATTTCAGCGGCTTACGGCGAAAAATTTGATGAAGAAAATTATCACGAAATAACGCCCGTAAAGCCGAAAAAAGAAAAAGAGCGCGGCGAAAGAGAATTGATACAAGGACGTCGCCGCCGAAAAGAATTTGAAGATCACGGATACGGAAAATCGGCTGGTAAAAACAACTCGTTTACAAAGAACGAAAAAGGCGATCGCGGCGCAAAACCCGCCGCCAAAACCGCAAAATACGATAAACGCGAAAAGTTTGACAAGTTTGACAAATACGACAAACCTGTAAAATCGGGAGCGGGAAAAGGCGTAAAATCCGCCGAGAAAGTAAAAGATTTTGACGATTGGAAAAACAAACGCTTTGATAAAGGCGGAAAGCCGAAAGCAAATAGTAAGCGGTTTCCTGTTTTGTTCAGAACGTAA